TGTCGTTCGCATACGATTGCAGGAAACGAACGAACAATATACAGAAAAAGAAGCAGTTGTCACAGGTTATTTCCCTCGTATCCATGAAGATGAAACATATATCTTTTTTGGTAAACTGAAGGAGCATCCTAAGTTTGGCGTGCAATTTCATGTCGATAGTTTCAGGAAAGATCTTCCTCAAACGAAGCAAGGGATTATACAGTATTTATCAAGTGATTTATTTCAAGGAGTGGGTAAAAAAACAGCAAGCAAGATTGTCGATGCATTAGGTGAAGCTGCGATCTCAACAATATTACAAAATCCTTCGGCTCTTGAAAAGGTACCTAAACTTTCAAAAGATAAAGCTCAACAAATAGTTGACACGTTAAAAGAACATCAAGGTCTTGAACAAATAATGATTGCGTTATCTCAATATGGATTCGGTCCGCAATTATCAATGAAGATTTATCAAGTATACAAAGATGAAACATTACAAATTATCCAAAACAATCCTTACCAGCTAGTGGAAGATGTTGAAGGGGTTGGCTTTAGTAGAGCGGATGAGCTTGGGTATATGTTAGGTATCTCTGGCAATAATCCACACCGTATTAAGGCAGGTTGTCTTTATATGCTTGATCAGCAATCAATTCAAGAAGGGCATACATATCAATACTTACATCAATTAAATAAGGATGTAAAAGAGTTACTAGAAGAAAATAAGCGTGATTCCATGGATGAAGAAGATATCTCTCGGATTATTACTCAACTGTCTGAAGAAGATAAAATTATTGTTGAAGAGGATAAAATTTACAGTCCTTCATTATTCTTTTCAGAAAAAGGACTTGTAACAAATATTGGTCGAATATTGAGTCAAACTGAATATGAGGATCAATTTCCAGATTCGGAATTCTTATTGTCGTTAGGTAATATAGAAGAATATCTCAATGTTCAGTATGCACCATCTCAAAAAGAGGCAATTCAAAAAGCCTTATTATCACCAATGCTTTTACTAACCGGAGGACCTGGGACTGGGAAGACGACAGTTATTAATGGAATTGTAAATGTATATGCGGATTTACACGGCTGTTCGTTAAACCCTAGTGATTATAATAAAGAAAACCCATTTCCAATTCTACTCGTTGCCCCTACAGGTAGAGCTGCAAAGCGCATGAGTGAAGCTACAGGTTTAAAAGCTGTGACGATACATCGCTTATTAGGTTGGAATGGAGTCGATGGATTTGAACATGATGAAGATAACCCAATTGAAGGAAAATTGTTAATTGTAGATGAAATGTCAATGGTTGATGTTTGGCTAGCGAATCAACTATTTAAGTCATTACCTGAATCTATTCAAATGATAATTGTTGGAGATGAGGATCAATTGCCATCTGTTGGACCAGGGCAAGTATTGAAGGACTTATTAGATGCTAATATTATTCCAACCGTTCGTCTAACTGAAATTT
This portion of the Cytobacillus sp. IB215665 genome encodes:
- a CDS encoding ATP-dependent RecD-like DNA helicase; amino-acid sequence: MEQQGVLDLYNEEQKYMKGTHLVTIFHNEANLYSVVRIRLQETNEQYTEKEAVVTGYFPRIHEDETYIFFGKLKEHPKFGVQFHVDSFRKDLPQTKQGIIQYLSSDLFQGVGKKTASKIVDALGEAAISTILQNPSALEKVPKLSKDKAQQIVDTLKEHQGLEQIMIALSQYGFGPQLSMKIYQVYKDETLQIIQNNPYQLVEDVEGVGFSRADELGYMLGISGNNPHRIKAGCLYMLDQQSIQEGHTYQYLHQLNKDVKELLEENKRDSMDEEDISRIITQLSEEDKIIVEEDKIYSPSLFFSEKGLVTNIGRILSQTEYEDQFPDSEFLLSLGNIEEYLNVQYAPSQKEAIQKALLSPMLLLTGGPGTGKTTVINGIVNVYADLHGCSLNPSDYNKENPFPILLVAPTGRAAKRMSEATGLKAVTIHRLLGWNGVDGFEHDEDNPIEGKLLIVDEMSMVDVWLANQLFKSLPESIQMIIVGDEDQLPSVGPGQVLKDLLDANIIPTVRLTEIYRQSEGSSIIALAHDIKKGQLPLDIVSQKTDRSFLPCRPNQVLDVVSKVAQSAKEKGYSARDIQVLAPMYRGPAGIDQLNKMLQSMFNPPSDQKREMSFGDVVYRIGDKVLQLVNQPESNVFNGDMGEVVSIFYSKENTEKQDMVIVSFEGNEVTYTKQDLNQITHAYCCSIHKSQGSEFPIVIMPVVKSYYRMLRRNLLYTGITRSKKFLILCGEEQAFRHGVSRNDDGIRQTTLCEKLIMAHEDEIDNEDDIPFIVQEEKLMENVTPYDFMDD